Proteins co-encoded in one Metabacillus sp. KUDC1714 genomic window:
- the infB gene encoding translation initiation factor IF-2, which yields MTKMRVYEYAKQTNVSSKDIISTLQEMNVEVNNHMSTIEDNVIVKLDQKFKAKSQENTNNESTKKPGKQVNNSNTSPNNSNVKTTSGGEKSANNKSLKQAPTNNNRDNKKPNQSNNKPFNQNKGKKNNNNKKNKGNFQQPVQPKPKKELPSKITFTDSLSVGELASKLGKEPSEIIKKLLLLGTMATINQELDKDSIELIAGEYGVEVEEEIVFEKTEFEKYEEEDRDEDLQIRPAVVTIMGHVDHGKTTLLDSIRNTKVTEGEAGGITQHIGAYQIVSNDQKITFLDTPGHAAFTTMRARGAQVTDITILVVAADDGVMPQTIEAINHAKAAEVPIIVAVNKVDKPTANPDRVMQELTEHGLVPEAWGGDTIFVPVSALTGQGLDDLLEMIILVTEVEELKANPSRRATGTVIEAQLDKGRGSVATLLVQNGTLRVGDPIVVGNTFGRVRAMVNDIGRRVKEAAPSTPVEITGLNDVPLAGDQFMVFEDEKQARQVGEARAQKQLDAQRSEGSKLSLDDLFEQIKQGEIKDINLIVKADVQGSAEALAAALHKIDVEGVRVKIIHTGVGAITESDIILAAASKAIVIGFNVRPDNGAKKTADVEEVDIRLHRIIYKVIEEIELAMKGMLDPEFEEKVIGQVEIRQTFKVSKIGTIAGGYVTEGKITRDSGIRLIRDGIVVFEGEIDTLKRFKDDVKEVARNYECGITIKNFNDIKEGDIIEAYVMEEIERK from the coding sequence ATGACAAAAATGCGAGTTTATGAATATGCAAAACAAACAAATGTATCAAGTAAAGACATTATTTCTACGTTACAAGAGATGAATGTTGAAGTTAATAATCATATGTCAACAATTGAAGATAATGTCATAGTTAAGCTTGATCAAAAATTTAAAGCAAAAAGTCAAGAAAATACAAATAACGAATCAACTAAGAAACCGGGGAAACAAGTGAATAATTCTAATACAAGTCCTAACAATTCAAATGTAAAAACAACTAGTGGTGGAGAGAAATCTGCTAACAATAAATCGCTTAAGCAAGCTCCAACTAACAATAACCGAGATAACAAAAAGCCAAATCAATCTAATAATAAACCCTTTAATCAAAATAAAGGTAAGAAAAACAACAACAATAAGAAAAATAAAGGTAACTTCCAACAACCTGTTCAACCAAAGCCTAAAAAGGAACTACCTAGTAAAATTACCTTCACAGATAGTTTATCTGTAGGAGAATTAGCTTCAAAGCTTGGTAAAGAGCCTTCGGAAATTATTAAAAAGCTTCTTTTACTCGGAACAATGGCAACAATTAATCAAGAGCTTGATAAAGACTCAATTGAATTAATTGCTGGTGAATATGGTGTTGAAGTGGAAGAAGAAATTGTATTTGAAAAAACAGAATTCGAGAAGTATGAAGAAGAGGACCGTGATGAAGATTTACAAATCCGCCCTGCTGTTGTAACAATCATGGGTCACGTTGACCATGGTAAAACAACCCTTCTTGACTCCATTCGAAATACGAAAGTAACTGAAGGTGAAGCTGGGGGTATCACTCAGCATATTGGTGCATATCAGATTGTTTCTAATGATCAAAAGATTACCTTCCTTGATACACCAGGTCATGCTGCTTTTACAACTATGCGTGCTCGTGGTGCGCAAGTAACAGATATTACCATTTTAGTAGTAGCCGCAGATGATGGTGTTATGCCGCAAACAATTGAAGCTATTAACCATGCTAAAGCAGCTGAAGTACCAATCATTGTTGCTGTAAACAAAGTTGATAAACCGACAGCAAATCCTGATCGTGTTATGCAAGAATTGACAGAACATGGTCTAGTACCAGAGGCTTGGGGTGGGGATACTATTTTTGTACCAGTTTCTGCTTTAACTGGTCAAGGACTTGATGATCTACTTGAAATGATTATCCTTGTAACTGAAGTAGAGGAATTAAAAGCTAACCCAAGCAGACGTGCTACAGGTACGGTAATTGAAGCACAATTAGATAAGGGTAGAGGCTCTGTTGCAACATTACTTGTTCAAAACGGAACTCTTCGCGTTGGTGATCCAATTGTAGTAGGTAATACATTTGGTCGTGTACGTGCAATGGTTAATGACATCGGTCGCCGTGTGAAAGAGGCAGCACCATCTACTCCTGTTGAAATCACAGGTTTAAATGACGTACCTTTAGCTGGAGATCAGTTCATGGTATTTGAAGATGAGAAACAAGCTCGTCAGGTTGGGGAAGCAAGAGCTCAGAAGCAGCTTGATGCACAACGTAGCGAAGGTTCTAAGTTGAGCTTAGATGATTTATTTGAGCAAATTAAACAAGGTGAGATCAAAGACATTAATTTAATTGTAAAAGCTGACGTTCAAGGGTCTGCGGAAGCATTAGCAGCAGCATTGCATAAAATTGATGTTGAAGGTGTTCGTGTTAAGATCATCCATACAGGTGTAGGTGCAATTACTGAATCTGATATCATTCTAGCAGCTGCTTCTAAAGCAATCGTAATTGGGTTTAACGTTAGACCTGATAATGGTGCTAAGAAAACAGCAGATGTTGAAGAAGTTGACATTCGTCTACATCGTATTATTTATAAAGTTATTGAAGAAATTGAATTAGCAATGAAAGGTATGCTTGACCCTGAATTCGAAGAAAAAGTAATTGGTCAAGTTGAAATAAGACAAACCTTCAAGGTTTCCAAAATTGGTACGATCGCAGGAGGATATGTTACTGAAGGTAAAATCACTCGTGATAGTGGTATTAGACTAATCCGCGATGGTATTGTTGTATTTGAAGGTGAAATTGATACCTTAAAACGCTTCAAGGACGATGTAAAGGAAGTTGCTCGTAACTACGAATGTGGAATCACAATTAAAAACTTCAATGATATAAAAGAAGGCGACATTATTGAAGCATATGTGATGGAGGAAATTGAACGTAAATGA
- the pnp gene encoding polyribonucleotide nucleotidyltransferase, producing the protein MGQAKQKFSIDWAGRNLTVEIGQLAKQANGAVLIRYGDTAVLSTATASKEPKPLDFFPLTVNYEERLYAVGKIPGGFIKREGRPSEKAILASRLIDRPIRPLFADGFRNEVQVISIVMSVDQNCSSEMAAMFGSSLALCVSDIPFEGPIAGVTVGRINNEFVINPTVEQAEQSDIHLVVAGTKDAINMVEAGAEEVPEEIMLEAIMFGHDEIKRLIAFQEEVAAAVGKEKTEIELFELDSELEKEIRDLSETDLLQAIQVQEKHAREAAITEVKNAVIAKFEEKEADDRTIKQVKQILSKLVKAEVRRLITEEKVRPDGRGVDEIRPLSSEVNLLSRTHGSGLFTRGQTQALSICTLGALGDVQILDGLGIEESKRFMHHYNFPQFSVGETGPMRGPGRREIGHGALGERALEPIIPSEKDFPYTIRLVSEVLESNGSTSQASICASTLAMMDAGVPIKAPVAGIAMGLVKSGEHYTVLTDIQGMEDALGDMDFKVAGTEKGVTALQMDIKIEGLSREILEEALQQAKKGRMEILKSMLATISTPKQELSQYAPKILTMAINPDKIRDVIGPSGKQINKIIEETGVKIDIEQDGTVFISSVNEEMNQKAKKIIEDLVREVVVGQMYLGKVKRIEKFGAFVEIFSGKDGLVHISELAEERVGKVEDVLSLGDEILVKVTEIDKQGRVNLSRKAVLKEQKEKEEQEG; encoded by the coding sequence ATGGGACAAGCAAAGCAAAAGTTTTCCATAGACTGGGCTGGTAGAAACCTAACAGTTGAAATTGGTCAATTAGCCAAACAAGCAAACGGTGCCGTATTAATTCGTTACGGTGATACTGCAGTATTAAGTACAGCAACTGCTTCAAAGGAACCGAAGCCACTTGATTTCTTTCCGTTAACTGTAAACTATGAAGAGCGACTATATGCAGTAGGGAAAATTCCTGGTGGATTTATAAAAAGAGAGGGTCGTCCAAGTGAAAAAGCAATTTTGGCAAGTCGGTTAATCGATCGTCCAATAAGACCATTATTCGCTGACGGCTTTAGAAATGAAGTACAAGTTATTAGCATTGTTATGAGTGTTGATCAAAATTGTTCTTCTGAAATGGCAGCAATGTTTGGGTCATCACTAGCACTTTGTGTTTCGGATATCCCATTTGAAGGACCGATCGCTGGTGTAACAGTAGGTCGAATTAATAATGAGTTTGTCATTAATCCAACTGTTGAACAAGCTGAACAAAGCGATATTCATTTAGTCGTTGCAGGCACAAAAGATGCAATTAATATGGTTGAAGCTGGTGCAGAAGAGGTACCAGAAGAAATTATGTTAGAGGCAATTATGTTTGGACATGATGAAATAAAACGTCTAATTGCCTTCCAAGAAGAAGTTGCTGCAGCCGTTGGTAAAGAGAAAACAGAAATTGAACTTTTTGAATTAGATTCTGAGCTAGAAAAAGAAATTCGTGACTTATCAGAAACCGACTTATTACAAGCTATTCAAGTTCAAGAAAAACATGCTAGAGAAGCTGCTATTACAGAAGTGAAAAATGCTGTAATTGCTAAGTTCGAAGAAAAAGAAGCAGATGATCGCACAATTAAGCAGGTTAAACAAATTCTTTCTAAACTAGTAAAGGCTGAAGTTCGTCGCCTAATTACTGAAGAAAAAGTAAGACCTGATGGCCGTGGTGTTGATGAAATCAGACCACTTTCATCTGAAGTGAATTTATTATCAAGAACACATGGTTCAGGCTTGTTTACACGTGGACAAACTCAAGCATTAAGTATTTGTACGCTCGGTGCACTTGGGGATGTACAAATATTAGACGGTCTTGGTATCGAAGAATCAAAACGATTCATGCATCATTATAATTTCCCACAGTTTAGTGTTGGAGAAACAGGACCAATGAGAGGACCAGGACGACGTGAAATCGGTCATGGCGCTTTAGGTGAAAGAGCATTAGAACCAATTATTCCATCTGAAAAGGATTTTCCATATACTATTCGTCTTGTTTCAGAAGTTCTAGAGTCAAATGGATCAACATCACAAGCAAGTATTTGTGCAAGTACTTTAGCAATGATGGATGCAGGTGTTCCAATTAAAGCTCCAGTAGCTGGTATCGCAATGGGTCTAGTGAAATCTGGAGAGCACTATACAGTATTAACAGATATCCAAGGTATGGAAGATGCATTAGGTGATATGGACTTCAAAGTAGCAGGTACTGAAAAAGGTGTAACTGCCTTACAAATGGATATTAAAATTGAAGGACTTTCTCGTGAAATCCTAGAAGAAGCGTTGCAACAAGCGAAAAAGGGTCGTATGGAGATCCTAAAATCAATGCTTGCTACCATCTCAACACCAAAGCAAGAGCTTTCACAATATGCACCTAAAATCTTAACGATGGCAATAAATCCAGATAAGATTAGAGACGTTATTGGACCGAGCGGAAAACAAATCAATAAAATTATTGAAGAAACTGGCGTTAAGATCGACATTGAACAAGATGGAACTGTATTTATTTCATCTGTAAACGAGGAAATGAATCAAAAAGCGAAGAAAATTATTGAAGATCTTGTACGTGAAGTGGTCGTTGGTCAAATGTATCTTGGTAAAGTTAAGCGCATTGAAAAATTCGGTGCTTTTGTTGAAATTTTCAGTGGAAAAGATGGCTTAGTTCATATTTCTGAACTTGCTGAAGAACGTGTCGGTAAGGTAGAGGATGTTCTCTCCCTTGGAGATGAAATTTTAGTTAAAGTAACTGAAATTGATAAGCAAGGTCGTGTAAACTTATCACGTAAAGCTGTATTAAAAGAACAAAAAGAAAAAGAAGAGCAAGAAGGATAA
- a CDS encoding polysaccharide deacetylase family protein, with amino-acid sequence MKRKIIHLVGFLIILTVGIGFIENPYTSSYVDQIKYASITVSKHQDNLYDEISAKSHEYNVPAQNAEIHKVWKATPGYNGLAVDVEESYKKMKDKGVFDEKLLVYRQVEPTVHLADLPAAPIYRGHPDKPMVSFLINVAWGNEYIPDMLETLNKYHVKATFFLEGRWVKENPEMAKMIVDAGHEVGNHSYTHPDMKQLSSSSIREQLTKTNEVIKSVTDVTPTWFAPPSGSFRDEVVKIADEMNMETVMWSVDTIDWQRPEPHVLVQRVMGKVHNGALILMHPTSSTSDSLETLILSVKQKGYSFGSISMMVDEERLSTNDMNNKKMSD; translated from the coding sequence ATGAAAAGGAAAATTATTCATCTCGTTGGATTTCTTATAATCTTAACGGTTGGCATAGGGTTTATCGAAAATCCATATACATCTTCTTATGTTGATCAAATAAAATATGCTAGCATCACCGTTTCAAAGCATCAGGACAATTTATATGATGAGATTTCAGCTAAATCCCATGAATATAACGTTCCTGCTCAAAATGCAGAAATACATAAAGTTTGGAAGGCAACACCAGGCTATAATGGATTAGCCGTTGATGTTGAAGAATCATATAAGAAAATGAAGGATAAGGGAGTATTTGATGAAAAGCTCCTCGTGTACCGTCAAGTCGAACCGACTGTTCATTTAGCAGATTTACCTGCAGCGCCGATTTATCGAGGACATCCTGATAAACCTATGGTTTCCTTTCTAATTAATGTTGCTTGGGGAAATGAGTATATTCCTGATATGCTAGAAACACTAAATAAATACCATGTGAAAGCAACCTTCTTCTTAGAAGGTAGATGGGTCAAAGAAAATCCTGAAATGGCTAAGATGATAGTTGATGCAGGTCATGAGGTTGGAAATCATTCATATACACATCCGGATATGAAACAGTTGTCTTCATCGTCTATTAGAGAGCAATTAACAAAAACAAATGAGGTCATCAAGTCAGTTACAGACGTAACGCCAACTTGGTTTGCACCACCAAGTGGAAGTTTTAGGGATGAGGTTGTAAAAATTGCTGACGAAATGAATATGGAAACAGTTATGTGGAGTGTCGATACAATTGATTGGCAGCGTCCTGAACCGCATGTGCTCGTTCAGCGGGTCATGGGTAAAGTTCATAATGGCGCTTTAATCTTAATGCACCCAACCTCTTCAACTTCTGATAGTCTTGAAACACTAATTTTATCAGTCAAGCAAAAAGGATATTCGTTCGGCTCTATTTCAATGATGGTTGATGAAGAAAGACTATCAACAAATGATATGAATAACAAAAAGATGAGTGATTAA
- the rpsO gene encoding 30S ribosomal protein S15 yields the protein MAITQERKNELIATFKTHESDTGSPEVQIAILTEDINNLNDHLRVHKKDHHSRRGLLKMVGKRRNLLTYLRNKDVTRYRELINKLGLRR from the coding sequence ATGGCTATCACACAAGAACGTAAAAACGAACTAATCGCTACTTTTAAAACACATGAATCTGATACTGGATCTCCAGAGGTTCAAATTGCTATCCTTACTGAGGACATCAATAACTTGAACGATCACTTACGTGTTCACAAAAAAGACCACCATTCACGTCGCGGTCTATTAAAAATGGTAGGTAAACGTCGTAACTTACTAACTTACCTACGTAATAAAGACGTAACTCGTTATCGTGAGTTAATCAACAAGCTTGGTTTACGTCGATAA
- the truB gene encoding tRNA pseudouridine(55) synthase TruB yields the protein MEGVLLLNKPVGMTSHDCVAKMRRLAKTKKVGHTGTLDPDVTGVLPLCLGRATKIVEYLTASSKTYEAEVTIGFSTTTEDSSGEEVARKKVNFKITQDEVEHVLNSMLGSIEQIPPMYSAVKVKGKKLYEYARAGIEVERPARVITIDDLVLLGDVINDNDLTKFRFRVTCSKGTYVRTLAVMIGEKLGYPAHMSHLIRTKSGEFELANCLTFEEIEAAIECGTLEDSLLSIGEALKDLPNLIIHDTLAEKVKNGAVLELPSEYQDLEAGSPIAVYSEDGRCLAIYAKHPAKQHLMKPTKVLYNEI from the coding sequence ATGGAAGGTGTACTTTTGCTAAATAAGCCTGTTGGGATGACATCCCATGACTGTGTAGCCAAAATGCGAAGGCTCGCAAAAACAAAAAAGGTTGGACATACAGGTACACTAGACCCTGATGTAACAGGAGTATTGCCATTATGTCTTGGAAGAGCAACTAAAATTGTAGAATATCTAACAGCTTCATCGAAAACGTATGAAGCAGAGGTAACAATTGGTTTTTCCACTACAACTGAAGATTCATCAGGTGAAGAAGTAGCAAGAAAAAAAGTGAATTTTAAAATTACTCAAGATGAAGTTGAACATGTTTTAAATTCAATGCTCGGTTCGATTGAACAAATTCCCCCAATGTACTCAGCGGTAAAAGTGAAAGGGAAGAAGCTTTACGAATATGCAAGAGCTGGTATAGAGGTTGAAAGGCCAGCTCGAGTGATTACAATTGATGATTTAGTTCTTCTTGGAGACGTAATAAACGATAATGATTTAACTAAATTTCGCTTCCGTGTTACCTGTTCAAAAGGTACATATGTGCGAACTTTAGCTGTAATGATTGGAGAAAAACTTGGCTACCCAGCCCATATGTCCCATCTTATTCGTACAAAGTCAGGAGAATTTGAATTGGCAAATTGTTTGACTTTTGAAGAAATTGAAGCAGCAATTGAATGTGGAACACTTGAGGATTCTTTACTGTCAATTGGTGAAGCGTTAAAAGATTTGCCGAATCTAATTATCCATGATACGCTAGCAGAGAAAGTGAAAAATGGTGCAGTGCTTGAGTTACCTTCAGAGTATCAAGATCTTGAAGCTGGGTCTCCAATTGCAGTTTATAGTGAAGATGGACGTTGCCTAGCTATTTATGCTAAACATCCTGCTAAACAACATCTTATGAAGCCTACGAAGGTGCTGTATAATGAAATTTAA
- a CDS encoding YlxQ family RNA-binding protein, with product MNQQQRWTSLLGLANRARKVISGEELVVKEVRQQRAKLVLLSQDASANTMKKVTDKCKFYQVPLKTVEDRYQLGQAIGKDARVVVAINDAGFAAKLKTLLD from the coding sequence ATGAATCAGCAGCAACGATGGACGTCCTTATTGGGCTTAGCAAATCGAGCACGAAAAGTTATATCAGGGGAGGAACTTGTTGTTAAAGAAGTGAGACAACAACGCGCTAAACTTGTTCTTCTTTCACAAGATGCATCCGCTAATACAATGAAGAAGGTAACAGATAAATGTAAATTTTATCAGGTCCCCTTAAAAACCGTTGAGGATCGCTACCAGTTAGGTCAAGCAATTGGTAAAGATGCGAGAGTCGTTGTAGCGATAAATGATGCTGGCTTTGCTGCAAAGTTAAAAACCTTGCTCGATTAA
- the rbfA gene encoding 30S ribosome-binding factor RbfA, whose amino-acid sequence MSLRANRVGEQMKKELGDIIGRKIKDPRIGFVTVTDVSVSGDLQIAKVFISVLGDEEQRQNTLKGLAKAKGFIRSEIGQRIRLRKTPEIQFEFDESISYGNRIETLIHELNVQNKEED is encoded by the coding sequence ATGAGCTTAAGAGCAAACCGTGTCGGTGAACAGATGAAAAAAGAACTTGGCGATATTATTGGTCGAAAAATAAAAGACCCTCGCATCGGCTTTGTAACAGTAACAGATGTAAGTGTATCAGGAGACCTACAAATTGCTAAAGTATTTATCTCTGTTTTAGGTGATGAAGAACAAAGACAAAACACGCTAAAAGGCTTAGCGAAGGCAAAAGGGTTTATCCGTTCAGAAATAGGCCAACGAATCCGCCTAAGAAAAACTCCTGAAATTCAATTCGAATTTGATGAATCAATAAGCTATGGAAATCGGATTGAAACACTTATTCATGAGTTGAATGTTCAAAATAAAGAGGAGGATTAA
- the ribF gene encoding bifunctional riboflavin kinase/FAD synthetase: MKLIKLSQPHNFMKQDLDEMVLALGYFDGVHIGHQKVILKAKEIAKNLGIKSAVMTFNPHPLVVLRNQEGIDYITPLDEKIRLIEELNVDLLFVVEFTKDFAALLPQQFVDDYIINLNVKHAVAGFDFTYGHLGKGTMETLPFHSREQFFHTTVEKQTDHDRKISSTLIREVIRSGDVTYANKLLGRPHSVTGTVVHGDKRGRTIGFPTANVEVSDVYLLPPTGVYAVSIIVNGQEYEGVCNIGYKPTFNKEKSAKPSIEVHIFDFQNEIYEEKVSVSWFKRIRSEQKFHNVDELISQIANDKVAALQYFGKKTV, from the coding sequence GTGAAACTAATTAAGCTGTCTCAACCACATAATTTTATGAAGCAAGACCTTGATGAAATGGTTTTAGCATTGGGTTATTTTGATGGAGTTCATATTGGACATCAGAAAGTTATTCTGAAAGCAAAAGAGATTGCTAAAAATCTTGGGATTAAGAGCGCAGTGATGACATTTAATCCACATCCTCTTGTGGTTCTTCGTAATCAGGAGGGAATTGACTATATTACACCCCTTGATGAGAAGATCCGCTTGATTGAGGAATTAAATGTAGACCTGTTATTTGTTGTGGAATTTACAAAGGATTTTGCAGCTTTATTGCCACAACAGTTTGTGGATGACTATATCATAAACTTGAATGTTAAGCATGCAGTTGCGGGCTTTGACTTTACATATGGACATTTAGGAAAGGGCACTATGGAAACTTTGCCGTTCCATTCTAGAGAACAATTTTTTCATACTACTGTAGAAAAACAAACAGATCATGATCGAAAGATTAGTTCTACATTAATCCGTGAAGTGATAAGAAGCGGTGACGTAACATATGCTAATAAACTGCTAGGTAGACCACATAGTGTTACAGGCACTGTTGTTCATGGTGATAAAAGAGGGAGAACGATCGGATTTCCAACAGCTAATGTCGAGGTGTCTGATGTCTATTTATTGCCACCAACAGGAGTTTATGCCGTTTCAATCATTGTAAATGGTCAAGAATATGAAGGGGTATGTAACATAGGTTACAAGCCTACCTTTAATAAAGAGAAATCTGCCAAACCAAGTATTGAAGTTCATATTTTTGATTTTCAAAATGAAATTTACGAAGAAAAAGTCTCAGTTTCATGGTTTAAACGTATAAGAAGTGAACAAAAGTTTCATAATGTAGATGAATTAATCTCACAAATTGCGAATGATAAAGTTGCCGCACTACAATACTTTGGAAAAAAAACAGTTTAG
- a CDS encoding DUF503 domain-containing protein gives MIGYIDCECIIYDSQSLKDKRAVLQRVLTRIKQKYNVSISEIEFQDTWQRTKFGIVAISSSKVQTERELHNVLQFIDSFPEIERTVTSFEWF, from the coding sequence ATGATCGGTTATATAGATTGTGAATGCATCATTTATGATTCACAGTCATTAAAAGATAAAAGAGCTGTTTTACAACGAGTGCTTACAAGAATAAAGCAAAAGTATAATGTTTCAATTTCAGAAATTGAATTTCAGGACACGTGGCAACGTACGAAGTTTGGTATTGTTGCCATAAGTTCCTCTAAGGTGCAAACTGAAAGGGAATTGCATAATGTTTTGCAATTTATTGATTCCTTTCCTGAAATTGAACGAACAGTAACTTCGTTTGAATGGTTTTAA
- the rnpM gene encoding RNase P modulator RnpM — protein sequence MNNRKIPLRKCVATGEMKTKKELVRVVRSKEGDVSVDLTGKKNGRGAYITLDKECILLAKKKNILANHLKTKIDETVYEELLQLAEKEKQ from the coding sequence ATGAACAATCGCAAAATTCCTTTACGTAAATGTGTTGCAACAGGTGAAATGAAAACCAAAAAAGAATTAGTCCGAGTTGTCCGATCAAAGGAAGGCGATGTTTCTGTCGACCTAACCGGAAAAAAAAATGGACGTGGAGCTTATATCACACTTGATAAAGAGTGTATTCTTTTAGCGAAAAAGAAAAATATTCTTGCTAATCATTTAAAGACAAAAATTGATGAAACTGTATACGAAGAGTTACTTCAATTGGCTGAGAAGGAGAAACAATAA